One region of Wyeomyia smithii strain HCP4-BCI-WySm-NY-G18 chromosome 3, ASM2978416v1, whole genome shotgun sequence genomic DNA includes:
- the LOC129731096 gene encoding cilia- and flagella-associated protein 251-like isoform X2, whose translation MNEIQPYDLKDEFTADLQHRCQPFHLEWIFGFNPRVPLANVTVQRTATELVMASGNAIIFYKLENQTETAYTLVGHKTLINTIISDGTGRFIVSSDSTYSINVWDREINPGAAPVAIRTIYEPFKEQAEINAIGLSHDGRYLVAACSGSQNLLKLWQWTIGNDTPDDCVELPTRLGKTKNIYFCADHGKKNHFVVTLENGIMFGCFDSRSQKLLIDVPKKHGFQDYNDSVFVCDSPRAVSVTGAGMAIIWSDEQKVEAPIKKQFLKYLHLKYASINVIRCCDQKLVTGDDDGEIRFYDSQMRILYWFKQEDPEPIRTISFNIFPRKYVLDGGHHQTQNEDTEILSPDSVPHDVSLEGHPVIVRNFVMSTKAGRTFQIDIVQNKIQELYYPSGSIITAFAVHPNDSQLCCCDGNGRMTIYDSIGKQAIMSLSVPIQRTRRGRITVLSYSPCGIYLAGGAENGYIWIINPATMIINANSPLQFGNEKICQLVFSPESRFIVFTVDDGGIGLLERENDYWQLIGKSVTHRVVDIIFTSDTRFLTIGDDRHLVEYIIELKYNSQMDCLLIGERFRLEQSAHTVSMMLLSTERLLVANDQFKFKIYSLHTFDIMHTYLAPFSDGPVRSLFLLPGEHFFTFMTDKNIYIHQLPVDGNPYRFMGMFGHPKKLKSLRTMKDRYMFCYGDGDHGVSMWKINTLSLLENQKHCGTGLDPYCTLLPGGKTGCYVKEMLSLFFYNQISPKHTEEDTEISSSAVVM comes from the exons AAAACACTTATCAACACAATAATTTCTGACGGTACTGGTCGCTTCATAGTATCATCTGACAGCACCTACAGTATCAATGTTTGGGATCGAGAAATCAATCCTGGTGCGGCTCCCGTTGCTATCCGGACAATTTATGAACCCTTTAAAGAGCAGGCCGAAATCAACGCGATTGGACTCAGCCATGATGGACGTTATCTGGTAGCGGCTTGTAGTGGCTCGCAGAATCTACTAAAATTGTGGCAGTGGACTATCGGAAACGATACTCCCGACG ACTGTGTCGAGCTCCCCACTCGCTTGGGAAAAACGAAAAACATATACTTTTGCGCGGATCATGGAAAGAAAAACCATTTTGTCGTGACTCTAGAAAATGGAATCATGTTCGGTTGTTTCGATTCTCGTAGCCAAAAACTGCTGATCGATGTGCCTAAAAAGCATGGTTTTCAGGATTATAATGATTCAGTTTTTGTGTGCGACAGCCCGCGAGCAGTTTCTGTAACGGGTGCTGGGATGGCAATCATTTGGAGTGACGAACAGAAGGTCGAGGCTCCCATTAAGAAACAGTTTCTGAAATATCTCCATTTGAAGTACGCATCGATTAACGTCATTCGTTGCTGCGATCAGAAGCTGGTTACCGGTGACGATGATGGTGAGATTCGGTTCTACGATAGCCAAATGAGAATTCTGTACTGGTTCAAACAGGAAGACCCCGAGCCGATAAGAACCATCTCGTTTAATATTTTCCCTAGGAAATATGTACTTGATGGAGGGCACCATCAAACTC AAAATGAAGACACCGAAATTCTCTCGCCCGATTCAGTACCACATGATGTGTCGTTGGAAGGACATCCGGTTATCGTCAGAAACTTTGTAATGTCCACCAAAGCTGGACGCACGTTCCAGATCGATATAGTTCAGAACAAAATACAGGAATTATATTATCCATCTGGAAGTATTATTACTGCATTCGCTGTCCACCCGAATGA TTCCCAGCTGTGTTGTTGTGATGGTAATGGCAGAATGACAATTTATGATTCGATTGGAAAGCAAGCAATCATGAGCCTATCAGTACCCATCCAACGGACCCGTCGTGGGCGTATAACAGTTTTGAGCTATTCTCCCTGTG gAATATATCTTGCTGGTGGAGCAGAAAACGGATACATTTGGATAATAAATCCAGCGACGATGATCATCAATGCAAATAGTCCTCTACAATTTGGCAATGAGAAAATTTGCCAGCTCGTTTTTTCTCCGGAATCTCGGTTTATTGTCTTCACT GTCGATGATGGCGGTATCGGTTTACTGGAGCGCGAAAACGATTACTGGCAGCTGATCGGAAAAAGTGTCACCCACAGAGTGGTTGACATTATTTTCACTTCGGACACAAGATTCCTCACCATTGGAGATGATAGA CACCTTGTCGAGTACATTATTGAGCTGAAATATAACTCCCAGATGGATTGTCTGCTTATCGGTGAGCGCTTTAGACTGGAGCAATCAGCTCACACGGTTTCGATGATGCTGCTGTCAACTGAACGATTACTGGTGGCGAACGATCAATTCAAGTTCAAAATATACAGTCTACATACGTTCGACATCATGCATACTTATCTGGCACCGTTTAGCGATGGACCCGTTCGGAGTTTGTTT TTACTTCCCGGTgaacatttcttcacattcatGACcgataaaaacatttacattcaCCAACTGCCTGTAGATGGAAATCCTTACAGATTCATGGGAATGTTTGGTCATCCCAAGAAGCTGAAATCCTTACGAACAATGAAGGATCGGTACATGTTTTGCTACGGCGATGGGGATCATGGTGTCAGCATGTGGAAAATCAACACCCT TTCACTGCTTGAAAATCAGAAGCATTGTGGAACTGGGCTAGATCCGTACTGTACACTTCTCCCTGGTGGTAAGACGGGATGCTATGTTAAGGAGATGCTCAGCTTGTTCTTTTACAACCAAATTTCACCGAAGCATACAGAGGAAGACACGGAAATTTCG AGTAGTGCTGTGGTGATGTAA